A stretch of DNA from Firmicutes bacterium CAG:345:
TTTAAAGTAAATGAAGAGTAGATATTACATCGCGGGCAATCATAACTTCTTCATCTGTTGGGATAACAGCGACAGGAATTGCACTATCTTTGGTAGAAATAATTCCTTCTTTTCCTTTGACAGTATTTTTGTTAGCTTCATCATCAATTTTAACTTTTAAAGCTTCAGTAATATTATCGATAACTGCTTTTCTATATAAAGGAGCATTTTCACCAATTCCAGCGGAGAAGACTAATAAGTCAACATGTCCAAGTCTTATATAATAAGAACCGATGAAATCTGCAATTCTTCTTGCCCACATTTTAACAGCTAAAACACAACGTTCTTCACCTTTATAGTAGCCTTCTTCAATATCTCTTGTATCATTGCTGATTCCTGAGATTCCTAATAATCCGGATTTGAAATTGAATTCGTTATATATTTCTTGAACTGATTTTCCGGTTTGTGTGCATAAAAATTCCATAACGGATGGATCCATATCACCAGTTCTAGTTCCCATCATAACACCGCCTAATGGAGTTAATCCCATAGTTGTAGCTATGCATTTACCATCTTTAATAGCAGCTAAGGATGCACCGCTACCAAGATGTAAAGTGATGATATTATAATGTTCTTTGTCCTTAAGATATTTTTCTTTAGCGGTTACTGATAAATATTTATGAGAAGTACCATGAGCACCATAGCGACGAACAGCATATTTTTCATAATATTCATATGGAATAGGGTATAGATAATCTTCAGGTTCCATAGTTTGATGGAAAGCTGTATCAAAGACTGCAACATTTCCAACGTTTGGCAAAGCATTTTTAAATGCGTGGAAAGCGACAAGATGAGCACCATTATGAAGAGGAGCAAGAGGAATTAATTCTTTTACACGATCTTCAGTATATTGATTGAATTCAGCAGAACAAGAGAAATATTTACCACCTTGAACTACACGATGACCAATACCTTTAATTTCTTCTAATGAAGAGATAATTTTTTCATCTATTAAAGCTTTTAATAAAAGATCAACTGCTGTAGCATGATCAAGAATTGGAAGAACTTCTTTTCTTTCGGTTCCATCTAATTTTTTTATGCGGAAAATTCCATCTTCATGGCCGATTCTTTCAGCGATGCCAGATGTAATTACCTTTTCTTCCGGCATTTCATAGAGTTTGAATTTAAGTGATGAACT
This window harbors:
- a CDS encoding acetate kinase 1 (product inferred by homology to UniProt); translated protein: MKIMSVNAGSSSLKFKLYEMPEEKVITSGIAERIGHEDGIFRIKKLDGTERKEVLPILDHATAVDLLLKALIDEKIISSLEEIKGIGHRVVQGGKYFSCSAEFNQYTEDRVKELIPLAPLHNGAHLVAFHAFKNALPNVGNVAVFDTAFHQTMEPEDYLYPIPYEYYEKYAVRRYGAHGTSHKYLSVTAKEKYLKDKEHYNIITLHLGSGASLAAIKDGKCIATTMGLTPLGGVMMGTRTGDMDPSVMEFLCTQTGKSVQEIYNEFNFKSGLLGISGISNDTRDIEEGYYKGEERCVLAVKMWARRIADFIGSYYIRLGHVDLLVFSAGIGENAPLYRKAVIDNITEALKVKIDDEANKNTVKGKEGIISTKDSAIPVAVIPTDEEVMIARDVISTLHLL